In Vitis vinifera cultivar Pinot Noir 40024 chromosome 4, ASM3070453v1, the genomic window CACTCATGAGGGAACCAACCAAGTTAAAGAGTTTAGAATCAACATCCTTGtgcatgattatgaattattttctattaaggattttgaatctattatgGAGATGTTTTCTAGGTTCATGGTGATTGTTAATGAACTTCAAGCTTTAGGAAAGACCTACACCGATGTAGAGAAAGTCATGAAGATCATAAGGTTTTTaccaaagaaatgggaaacaaaagTAACGACTATTCAAGAAGCAAAGGATCTCACCAAACTCCCACTTGAAGAACCCATTGGGTGACTAATGACTCATGAGATAAATTtgaataatcataaaaatgttgaagaaaaatgagaaaagtatGACATTTAAGGCTTCAACAAATGataaagaagaggaagaaagtgaaAATGAAGTAAAATCTCATTCAAGAGAAGAATCTTCaagtctaaaaaataataagaaagcCATGGTGGCAACATGGAGTTAAAGTGAAAGTGATGAAGACTCTATGGAAGAAGAATGCACAAATGAGGATGCCAACATATGCTTTATGACTTTGGAGGAACTTGAAGATGAGGTAAATTCCAACTCTAATTATAATGAGTTTCAAAATAtacttcaaaaattatattttgatattaaaaaacttGGGTTCAAAAATGTCTCTCTCAAGAAAAGGATTTCTTGTCTTCAAAATGAGCTCAATGAActtaaggaaaaaattgaaaatattgaaaagacaaaaatatcttttgaaaaggaaaatggggagttgaaaaagaaaaatgaaaggttaatatcctctctacaaaagttctcaaatggttaaaaaaacttttgatatgattttggtaagtcaaaagtgcatttttgataaaaagggGCTAGGCTATAagcctttcaaaaataaaaaatattttaagaattattttgtaaaggaaGCATCTAGTTTTTCACCTTCAACTATTTGCAATCTTTATGGAAGAGGTCACATTAGTGATAATTGTCTCTTAAGAAAATCTTCTCATATTATTCAAAACTCTATTATTTTGGATTCTAAAGGGAGGAAAGGCTAGCCCTCTAGGACCAAAAAAGATATGGATACCAAAGGTTActtaatttgttttgtaggaATCTatacaagaagaaaaatgatatgCTTATCTTGGAAAAAATGCATTGATAATAAAGGTAATGGTATCCCTTCTAAAGCTTAATTTGCAATATCATTTTATCCTGTTGCTAACActtggtataattttttttaataatataacatttggTATCACATTGATAAAATTGGTATAATTTTAAACCAAGGTTTGGattaaaaagaagattttttttttaatatacctAGGTAAAATTGAATGATCATATTCTTGTATGCTCTAATAGTGTTATTCAATGCATGCATGTATGCTTGTATCTTTTAAAATGCATATGTTCTCCCATTTATCTTTCCAAATCATGCTTTAAATTGGGAATGCTCCAAGGTTGAGCAATCTTTTATTTGGAAATGTTCTTAAATGAAAAACATGGGAAATTCATTTTcatgataaattatattatgcttattgtttatttttaacttttgatATTATGTGATTCCCCTTGTATACTTTATTGAGactttttgttgatgacaaaaagGAGGAAAAGTAATGGTAGGTTGCTAACTTGCGAAGAAATGTTAATATTGTTTTAGCAATCCTATCCATAGTGATGCAATGTGCCTAATTTGTCATAATTGTATGCATCATGTTCAATAATATTATCTTGTCAATTGCAAAATTGCTCTTTATGTTATTTATGttcgattatatcattttgagcacccttaatatactccttgaagcttctaaatttgaatattttctaaattcataGGAGCATATATTGAAGGGGAGCTTTTTAGCAATCAtggttttgtcatcataaaaaatgggaaGATTCTGAAACCaatgtttggttaatcttggttttgatgataacaaaacaaagtttggaactaataattatatttcaagtgtgattaggcaagaagatttccaaagtgacaatcacaaagacaaaatcaagccaaagagaaatcaataagaagaagaagacctcaaagagaagtgtttttcaagacttaAGCTTTATAGGATCTTTTTGTAAGGTTATTTGTGGACTAGGtctttcatgcattacattatgcatcaaaatcatccaaaagtaattttgttttaaatcctttaaaattggatgatttcatgttttcaattagAACCTTAtgtaaaatgtttttcaaacttgtttaaaaggtttcaagttgaaaatgatggttATTGAGCCAAaatcggctcaaccggttgaactagATAAGGAATCGGTTGACTTGTtcagctcaaccggttgaaaggtgcaaaaacattttctctcttccaaaacGTTTGTTCAATcagtcaaggttgaacctcaaccgatCAATGGAAGGTCAAGGTCCAACGATcacctgtcaagcattaaatgctaacggctattCAACCGATCATCccttgattttgtctttgtgattaccACTTTGGAAATCTTCTGGTCTAATCacatttgaaatataatcattaatttcaaaccttgttttgttatcatcaaaatcgaaattaaccaaaccttgatttcattcacacacacacacatacacatatAAATTGGATTAAAATACCAACCGAtcaatttagaatttttttttaaagagtatGTATCTATAtagtatattatatattaagatTTTGTCAATTATTTTGCTAAAAGGTCCAATTATAAGAGGTGACACACTTTTAAGTTTAGGGAATGACAATCATCTCTGTTCAActcaaaataaatgaataaaaataaaataaataaaaattgtaaggAATTAATGGAAGGATTAATATTTAAGTAGAGAACTCGCTTACatatctcttatttttttttggtgaaattgtagtttgtttttaaatatgattacaATTGACAAGTTTATTTGTAATAAACTTACTAGAGATATAGAGATTCCACAACGGTCTCATGCCACATGTCCTTACCTTAgattattaagaaaatacaATTAACTTATTGAAATATGAAGAGttcataacatataaataagttaattaatcaTAGacatttactttaaaaattaaaatatttacaataggTTGTAAATTTACAATGAATTAATGTCATGTTACAAAGAAAGCTGTAAAGAAATCGATGAATTACATAAGGTTATAAAAGTTGTAAACTTATAATGAATTGTAAGGTTACAAACAAAAGTTGCAAAGTCACCAATAAATTGTAAAGTTACTAAGTTGtaaattcacaaaaaataaaataaaatcatgatgCTATAACATGTGTAAAGTCGTCAATAAAATTTGTAAGATTACAAAAGCCGACAAAATGTTATGATTTATTGTTATGAAAGATAGTCTTCCTATTTTTTTGCCGCCtcttttaagaattttaatttttttagcacAAGACTAGAAATACATGCATGTAAGTTTGTGGAGGGTTTTGCACTTATGAAACCAAAGTGAGGTAAAAGaatatttgatttcttatttctaAATTCATGTATCCATTGATTAATATCAatgtgtaattattttttaaggatttattttaagtttttctaAGATTAGGTTGGTTGGTAAAATCCTTATTACAATATATAAATAAGTGATCATAAccaacttaatattttttttttaaaaaaaagatttagtaaataaatataaaaataaaaataagttgcccactttcctttcattttttattcacatagaaacaaaaaaataccaAGTATTCGAtggatataagattttttttctaaaatttgagggAATTTCCTTTATAGAAACATTAAAATTCCTAAAGCAATGGAGACCGGATAGGATTGTATTAAATATGGAAATATCATATTTCTAGGggaattaattagttaaaatatatgaaataattttcatatttataaatttaacatttttcatgtttcttttaaaGGTAatccatttttgacataaatatctTTGATtatattgaatatttatatgtagattttaaaataaataattatttttataaaaaagaaaataaggacatttttgtctgacaaaaaaaaaaaaaaaaaggaggattagatttttaaaattggatttttaattgaattttaatagaATAACCCCTTCTAGAATGGTTTTTTGGGGCCTTTTTTTAATCTTGGCACATATGTAAATTAGGTGACTATCAAGGACAAATTGCAGAGTAGGAAAATCAAATCAACCCGCATGGTCCCGTGTAGCATATAAGCTTAAGTTTCTTCACACCGCAGGCATTGCAATTGCCTCTGCCTCTCAATATCTTCTCTCTCCCTGCTTGGTATCACTTGCAAAATctacagagagagagaaaaatggcCTTCGACAAGATCAAAGTCGCCAACCCCATCGTTGAGATGGATGGTCAGATCCTTCTCTCCTCTCCTCTTCCTTTAGATCCCATCATTTCCAACACTTCACGCATATCTCtttttgattcttttttctAGTGGACTTTTGCTTTTCATGATTCTTCTTTGTTAGGACTTGTTTCCGTATAGTCGATCTGTTCGATAAGGGTGTCTCTGTATATAATACCCTTTTGCTCGTTGTATCAGAATATTTAATTTGCAGAAAGGGTACTCAGAATTTACTTCAGTTTAGGCTAAGATCCTTGGATTATTTAGATCTGTATATGTACATGTTGACTTCAATGATTGTGGAAAAGAGTGAACCATTTTGAGTTGATGATTCGATGATCGAGTAAATTTAAATTTGTCTGTTGACTCTTGGTTAACCGTACAGTATCAACCTTTTCTTCATGGATAGCTCATTATGCAATTTTGATTCTTGTGGGTTCTTGAGAATTGGATTTCTTTAAATGTATATGTGCTTTCATATGTACTCTGGTAGACTGAGTTGAGAATGGAAGCGcctgaaaatttgaatattgtGATTTGAATCCaactggaaaaaaaatattattccgTTTTTTGAAATGTGGATGGATGGAATCTTCAGAGGAAGTCTGTTTAAGTTTCAGATTTTTCCAAACATTTCCCTTCATGACATTAAGGGcaaaatgtatataaaaatttccCATTTTGAAGCCGTTGAAGGAAATGGATCCAATTCCTATTTTTGTCGTTTCCATTTGTTAAATTGTTTTCTCTCAAAAATTTGGTTTCAAACTGAGTGCAGAAGATTTTACTATTCAATATCTTATAGTACTTTCCATGTGGTTAAAATAGTTCATGGAACAGCTTAGGATGTTGCAATTTGTCCTCTTTTATAAAGACAAAGGGCCAATCTGAACCCCACAATGCATTTGTGGGAATAAGTATGGTGAAATAGTGATATGAAAGATGTTTTCACGTCATTGAGATGTTTTTCGGACTtccattatttttcttccatgGGACTCATTGAAATTATATTGTGtgcataaaaaaattggaattctgATGGAGGAGTTTGACTTTGAAAATGTGGAGCTTTGAGTGATATCCTAGCTTGTTGAGGTAGCAGcaaattttttatatgcatTTCTGGTCATTGGTATTGCAATTTTCCTCTAAATCTATTAGGACAACAGATAAGCAGGAGGTTGGAAAGAGTTTTCCTGTTCAATTTTTCCTCCAAAATGCCAAAAAGATTGTTAAAGTTTTGTGTTGAAAAACTGAATTGGCATCAGGCTTTGCCATTTTCAGagctttgattttttaaatcatatgtttttGGTTTGCTTGTCTGATCTGTGGAGTTAATCATATTTATTCAGTTGAATATCTTTTCACTTCTCTATGTCTAATATCATGCTTCTTTATTTCTATGTTGCAGGAGATGAAATGACTCGAGTTTTCTGGAAATCAATCAAGGATAAGGTAATTTAGGATTTGCTAGCTCTTCCTCTTGAAGATGTTTTTGGATTCTCATTTCATAATTTTGAGGATGGTACTTATATGCATAAGTTGGTTTGGGTATATCTTCAGCTTATTTTTCCATTTCTGGAGTTGGATATAAAGTATTTTGATCTTGGGCTCCCTCATCGTGACGCCACTGATGATAAGGTTACAGTTGAAAGTGCAGAAGCTACACTTAAGTATGGTTATACATCTCTGTctccttttattatttttaagctAGCTCTAGAAGAGAagaacattttcttttctataaaaTGGTACAATTTGTTGCTTCCACCTCTGGTAATTTTGTGTTCCCCCCATCTTTTTGTCCTTGCATATTCTTATTTTGTGTCTGCTCTGATGCAATGGCTGCTAGATAAGATTTATGATTGTTATTTGCTAAAAGTTTACAAGGAATGCTATTTGCTAAAAGCTTTTACTGCTCAGTACCCCTGCTTTCTGAAGGTGAGAAATAAAACAAGGTGCTTCAGATGTTGAGGCATATTGATAAAAACCCAAACATTGCAAAATGGAGTAAAAAAAATGCAGTTCCAATTAAATCTATAAACAGAAATAGATAGTTATTAATAAACAATAAATTGTGCATGTGTGAGTGGGTGCATTTAAGCCCTCTTGGAAAAGCTTGTTAAACACTATAAGTAGCATTTAAATgtcaaataaaactttaaagATGTTTGGATGGTACTTCCAACCATGGGCCCCCAAAGGTGATTTATCCATGTATTGGAGAAGTAGCAAACTCCATGCTTTTCCtcaaatatgtatattttttattcgcTTACTATAGTCAAGATATTGCCTTGCTTTTAGCCTTAGCCTAAAAGGAGTCTTATCACCTTGACATCACCTTTTGCTTTTGACAACATTGTtctagtttgaaaaataaaaacttctatataaaaattagaaacacttaTATAGATTGTATAGACTTACCTTATGTCCTCAAAAATTCCTTTAATCAGtttttttaataccttaattttttcaatcaGTTTTTAAAATGACATTTTCAATGTAAGCCTTTAAgaattcttgtattttttttttttttttttttttttagatgtcataactattttttgcttttaaaaatagaaaacaagaatTGTGTGCAAACAGACACTAAATAAATTCTAgttttacttaattaatttaattatggaACATGGATTGCATTGTAACAAATTAAACTAATATGAGTTTCACAAAATTCAGTTCTAAAAGGCATTCAATGCAGCCAATTATGCATAGAAGTTGATGTATATAAAGCCTTCATTGTTTAATAATGCTTATACTTTTAGGACCAAATGCTACCCACCTgcccaacttccctcccacttttatttctttccctcTTAAGCCACTTGCCAGTTTTTGCTTTGCCtccctttgtttttcttcaatGCTGGCAGCATATGTTTCATCTGATGTTTATGCTAACTAAGTTGTATTTTCTACTTACATTTCTATAATCTTATAATgattatagttttaaaaggcacaCTTAAAATGCTTCTAGGCTCAAGGTGCAACCACTCCTTAGTTATAGTGCTTTGCTTGTCATGTGTCTCAATGAACCATGCCTTGTCAACTTTACTCttcctttttaaacacttttattcttgaaatttctaattgtatattgaaatttatataatttcatcacttttttattgaatgtttcttttatatatttggaatcttaaattttttattgattgaattagattttgaatcatattttataaaatagataTGCATTCTAGGTCTGCGCCTTGTGTTGTGCCTTGCACCTAACCTGTAAGAAAATTTTGCGCCTTAGATGTGCCTTGCGCCTTTTAAGACTATGCTCATGATTATGGTATTTTTGTAGGTACAATGTAGCAATCAAGTGTGCAACTATTACTCCAGGTACCTATAGCTGAATTTGACTGGAAGAGTGAATGTACAGTTTGCTTGTTGAAGTTTTTAATCAATGGGATTCTTATGGTCTCAGTGGCCATATTGATATTTATCAAAAACTAAAcaataggaaaattttaaaaaatatattattgcTGATTTACAGATGAAGGTCGCATGAAGGAATTCGACTTGAAGCAAATGTGGAAGAGTCCAAATGGGACAATTAGGAATATATTGAATGGTCAGTGAGCATCCACCCTTTTTACGGTTTAGGTAATTGCTATTTGCCTCATATTATTGATGGATTGGTCATGGCGCCACTTTGATTCACCAATGCTGCAGGCACCGTTTTCAGAGAACCAATCATTTGCAAAAACATTCCCAGGCTTGTCCCAAGTATGTACCAATCTTGACATTGCAGTTccatattttgaatgatggaaTGGAGCTGTACTAATTGTTGTTATTGTCAGGTTGGACAAAGCCAATATGCATTGGAAGGCATGCTTTTGGTGATCAGTATCGAGCAACTGATACAGTGATTAAAGGAGCTGGGAAACTCAAATTGGTGTTTGGTAAATCCTTTCATTTCTCTTCTTTGTAACCTCTTATGAGTGTTATGCTGTTGTCTTAAAAATTAGAGCATGACTTGTTATTAATAAGGGGATAGTTTTCTTTGTTCTGTTACCACCATGTTTTCATCTCTTGTTATAAAGAATGAGTTATAAGAAATGGTATTATATGTTTTGCAGTACCAGAAGGAAAAGATGAAAAGACAGAGCTTGAGGTTTTCAACTTTACAGGTGCTGGAGGAGTAGCATTGTCGATGTATAATACTGATGAGGTTAGGATTGTGCAAATAGTTAGTTTCTTGGTTGAAGCCCAATTTCTAGATTGCTTCAGGTTACTAATATttctctatttaattttttcattgggAATGCAGTCCATTTATGCTTTTGCTGAGGCTTCAATGAACACTGCTTACCTAAAACAGTGGCCCCTTTATCTTAGCACAAAAAATACTATTCTTAAGAAGTATGATGGGAGGTATGCAGCTTGCTTGTTTTGCTATCATTTTTGCTTAGGTTTTTCCCCTCCCTTGTGGTAATTTTGTTGGTCCAGTGGTTTTTTGATGTTGCTTCTTTAAACCATGTTAATTATATTCTTACTTTCTTCTTGATGAAGATTCAAGGACATATTCCAAGAAGTTTATGAGACCCAATGGAAATCAAAGTATGAGGCTGCTGGGATCTGGTAAGTGGCTGAGTTTCTATTGTTTTGTTCTGGTTTATGCAGTTAACATGTGTTATTTATCATGAACTTAAATGATTGGATTGGTAGGTATGAACACCGTCTCATTGATGATATGGTTGCTTATGCTCTCAAGAGTGAAGGAGGTTATGTGTGGGCATGCAAGAACTATGATGGAGATGTACAGAGTGATTTCTTAGCTCAAGGTATGTGAAATGTATTGTGTAGTCTCTGTAGTTTTTCCTATTGAATTTGCACATTAGAATACAAAGGATTTCAGATTGAGTTTCTGTTTTTGGGGTTAGTGTCATTCATTGACCTGAAACTTCTGCTTACATTGTTGCAGGATTCGGATCTCTTGGTTTGATGACATCTGTGCTGGTATTTCTCTTGTGACAAaagttttctctatttttaatgtttatcaTTCTTATAGCTGTCTTGTTCCCTTATGTTCTGGGGCATTTCAATCTTGTTATACTAGCATTATCTAATCTCGtgttttcagattttttttatagcccttttgttctcttttatgtCTTTACTTGTTCCCCTGGCATCAGATACTAAATTTCAGTTACTTTAATAACCAAATCGGCCTAATTACATTCATcgttttttaaattgtttatgtTCACTTTGGAAGATGATCAATGAtatgcatgcatatatataatgaaaaataccTCTCTCTTCCTCTCCCCTCCTCTTGTGAGATAAGCTTACAATCAAATTCTTGTTCTAGTTGTCTATATcaatatatgtgtgtgtgtctatatttagatagatagatagataggtGCATCAATCCCgctcaaaaccaaaaaaaggCCTCTCTTGTGCCCCCTCTTCAACCACCCCCCTCCCCTCTATATCTCTCTCTTCCTCCCGCCTCACCACACTTCTGTTCATTGCATCCTGAATTTcatattattcatttattgtattATGGATCTTCAGGTTTGTCCAGATGGAAAGACCATAGAAGCTGAAGCTGCCCATGGGACAGTGACACGTCATTTCCGGGTTCATCAGAAAGGAGGTGAAACCAGTACAAACAGCATAGCCTCTATCTTTGCTTGGTCACGAGGCCTTGCACACAGGTATAG contains:
- the LOC100261578 gene encoding isocitrate dehydrogenase [NADP] — its product is MAFDKIKVANPIVEMDGDEMTRVFWKSIKDKLIFPFLELDIKYFDLGLPHRDATDDKVTVESAEATLKYNVAIKCATITPDEGRMKEFDLKQMWKSPNGTIRNILNGTVFREPIICKNIPRLVPSWTKPICIGRHAFGDQYRATDTVIKGAGKLKLVFVPEGKDEKTELEVFNFTGAGGVALSMYNTDESIYAFAEASMNTAYLKQWPLYLSTKNTILKKYDGRFKDIFQEVYETQWKSKYEAAGIWYEHRLIDDMVAYALKSEGGYVWACKNYDGDVQSDFLAQGFGSLGLMTSVLVCPDGKTIEAEAAHGTVTRHFRVHQKGGETSTNSIASIFAWSRGLAHRAKLDDNARLLDFTEKLEAACVGTVESGKMTKDLALLIHGSKVTRDWYLNTEEFIDAVAAELTAKLSC